A window from Mesorhizobium sp. WSM2240 encodes these proteins:
- a CDS encoding ABC transporter permease subunit translates to MSDAVIDRENGAVAAAQDRSVADRAVNAVASRLVILVPYLWLLFFFLAPFVIVFKISLSQTAIAMPPYDPVLSLAEGVSGLLEQLRQLSIDNYVWLTEDALYFNAYVSSVVIAAISTFLTLLVGYPIAYGMARAPVSFRPTLLMLVILPFWTSFLIRVYAWIGILKPEGLLNQFLMALNIIDSPLIILNTHTAIFIGIVYSYLPFMILPLYSSLEKMDYSLIEAAKDLGCTPNGAFWKITFPLSLPGVIAGCMLVFIPAVGEFVIPDLLGGSQTLMIGKTLWNEFFANRDWPVSSAVAVILLLILIVPIMIFQNAQARAQEQER, encoded by the coding sequence ATGTCGGATGCGGTGATCGATCGCGAGAATGGAGCCGTTGCTGCGGCGCAGGACCGCTCAGTCGCGGATCGCGCGGTCAATGCCGTCGCCAGCCGGCTGGTCATACTGGTGCCTTACCTCTGGCTCCTGTTCTTCTTCCTCGCCCCATTCGTCATCGTCTTTAAGATATCGCTGTCGCAGACGGCGATTGCCATGCCGCCCTACGATCCGGTGCTCAGCCTCGCGGAGGGCGTGTCGGGATTGCTCGAACAATTGCGGCAGCTCAGCATCGACAATTATGTCTGGCTCACCGAGGACGCGCTCTATTTTAACGCTTATGTGTCAAGCGTTGTCATCGCGGCGATCTCGACATTCCTGACGCTGCTCGTCGGCTATCCGATCGCCTACGGCATGGCGCGCGCGCCGGTGTCGTTTCGGCCGACGCTCCTGATGCTGGTGATCCTGCCGTTCTGGACCTCGTTCCTGATCCGGGTCTATGCCTGGATAGGCATCCTTAAGCCTGAGGGACTGCTCAACCAGTTCCTGATGGCGCTCAACATCATCGACAGCCCGCTTATAATCCTGAACACCCACACGGCGATCTTCATCGGCATCGTCTATTCCTACCTGCCCTTCATGATCCTGCCGCTCTATTCGTCGCTGGAGAAGATGGACTATTCGCTGATCGAGGCTGCCAAGGATCTGGGCTGCACGCCGAACGGCGCGTTCTGGAAGATCACCTTTCCGTTGTCGCTGCCGGGCGTGATCGCCGGCTGCATGCTGGTGTTCATCCCGGCGGTCGGCGAATTCGTCATTCCCGACCTGCTCGGCGGGTCGCAGACGCTGATGATCGGCAAGACGTTGTGGAACGAGTTTTTCGCCAACCGCGATTGGCCGGTCTCTTCCGCCGTGGCGGTGATCCTGCTTCTGATCCTGATCGTGCCGATCATGATCTTCCAGAATGCGCAGGCGCGGGCTCAGGAGCAGGAGCGATGA
- a CDS encoding ABC transporter permease subunit: MNATWSRFNIASIVLGFAFLYLPIVLLVVFSFNASKLVTVWGGFSTRWYGELFNNRGLMDAAWVTIRVGMISATVATVLGTLAALTLTRYTRFRGRMLFSGMVFAPLVMPEVITGLSLLLLFVAIGLDRGFMTVTLAHITFSMCFVAVVVQSRLVSFDRSLEEAAMDLGAPPVKTFFQITLPVIMPAIVSGWMLAFTLSIDDLVISSFTSGPGATTLPMKIYSQVRLGVTPEINAACTLLIAVVAIGVIVASLANKRREVQRLRDEQTALRG, encoded by the coding sequence ATGAACGCGACCTGGAGCCGCTTCAATATCGCCTCGATCGTTCTGGGTTTTGCATTCCTTTACCTGCCGATCGTGCTTCTGGTGGTCTTCTCGTTCAACGCGTCGAAGCTGGTCACGGTCTGGGGCGGGTTCTCGACGCGGTGGTACGGCGAACTGTTCAACAATCGCGGCCTTATGGACGCGGCGTGGGTGACGATCCGCGTCGGGATGATCTCGGCCACCGTCGCGACAGTACTCGGCACGCTCGCGGCACTCACGCTCACCCGCTACACGCGGTTCCGGGGACGGATGCTGTTCTCGGGCATGGTGTTCGCCCCGCTCGTCATGCCCGAAGTCATCACCGGCCTGTCGCTGCTGCTGCTGTTCGTCGCGATTGGCCTCGACCGCGGCTTCATGACGGTGACGCTTGCGCACATCACCTTCTCCATGTGCTTCGTCGCGGTCGTCGTACAGTCGCGCCTGGTCAGTTTCGACCGTTCGCTTGAGGAAGCGGCGATGGATCTCGGTGCACCGCCGGTCAAGACCTTCTTCCAGATCACGCTGCCGGTAATCATGCCGGCGATTGTGTCAGGCTGGATGCTGGCTTTCACTCTTTCGATCGACGACCTCGTGATATCAAGCTTCACCTCGGGGCCGGGCGCCACGACGCTGCCGATGAAGATCTACAGTCAGGTGCGGCTGGGCGTGACGCCGGAGATCAACGCCGCCTGCACTCTGCTGATCGCCGTCGTCGCGATCGGTGTGATCGTGGCGTCGCTCGCCAATAAGCGCCGCGAAGTGCAGCGCCTGCGCGACGAGCAAACTGCGCTGAGGGGGTAA
- a CDS encoding AsmA family protein, whose product MPSPIVRRSIWGIGIAVLLAVLIALLLPTIASTRIVRDRIALEMSSWSGYRVSIGAPPEIEVWPTFRAILTDVRLSPWQSSSGPPVIAAERVEIELSALAALRGNVVFSNARFVNPTLHIERTANGAYMPELPGGGRIAASIARARNAIAEDSGEPRHLPSDPFGTVEISGGRIALHQSGQVTDIVTGIAGKVDWPAFDRAGSLSASGLWRGETVKIDLASENPLPLFAGGAAPLTANIAAAPATVSFTGSAKLARNGYLDGDAKLSIPSVTRAAEWFGSHMPSVSPVGEVAFTSRIVADAARVKFENVALSLDQNRGVGALNLEFEPRRPALSGSLAFDGIDLGSLLSVFTPLTLAFDGDAEEAEADLSSVLDIDLRLSAERAVAGTIKLANVAATVQVKDGLTVFDVSDAAAFGGIVQASVRFDRKQDGPYAEMRLLASNIDGGALVSAAGMTKLVPIGQGTISMILKGPGASWESILENANGSISARFGQGALAGLDLAGLLTRVKKGGFFALDEVSKGTVPISGAEFKAAVVDGVARIEKAEARATGHTLWLKGIVPYVGRGLALSGGITSTVEGAQDGNAAFFVGGSWSAPFISPVIPSQPAE is encoded by the coding sequence ATGCCATCACCTATCGTCAGGCGAAGCATATGGGGGATCGGCATCGCCGTTCTCCTTGCCGTCCTGATCGCGCTCCTGCTTCCGACCATCGCCTCGACGCGCATCGTCCGCGACCGTATCGCGCTGGAGATGAGTTCATGGAGCGGATACCGCGTCAGCATAGGCGCGCCGCCCGAGATCGAGGTCTGGCCGACTTTCCGGGCTATCCTCACCGATGTCCGGCTCTCGCCCTGGCAGAGTTCGTCCGGCCCGCCGGTCATCGCTGCCGAGCGCGTCGAGATCGAACTGTCGGCGCTCGCCGCGTTGCGCGGCAATGTCGTTTTTTCCAACGCCCGTTTCGTCAACCCCACTTTGCATATCGAGCGAACGGCGAACGGCGCCTACATGCCCGAACTGCCCGGCGGCGGCCGCATTGCCGCGTCGATCGCGCGGGCGCGCAATGCGATCGCGGAGGATTCTGGAGAACCACGCCATCTTCCGTCCGATCCATTCGGCACGGTTGAAATCAGCGGCGGCAGGATTGCGCTCCATCAGAGCGGACAGGTCACGGACATCGTCACCGGAATTGCCGGCAAGGTCGACTGGCCTGCCTTCGATAGGGCCGGCTCGCTCTCGGCCAGCGGCCTCTGGCGCGGCGAAACCGTGAAGATCGACTTAGCTTCGGAGAACCCGCTTCCGCTGTTTGCGGGCGGCGCGGCGCCCCTCACTGCCAACATCGCCGCGGCGCCGGCCACAGTCTCCTTCACAGGCTCGGCGAAGCTGGCCAGGAATGGCTATCTGGACGGCGACGCCAAACTTTCCATCCCTTCGGTAACTCGCGCGGCCGAATGGTTCGGATCACACATGCCGTCGGTCTCGCCGGTCGGCGAGGTGGCGTTCACCAGCCGCATCGTCGCCGATGCAGCCCGTGTGAAGTTCGAAAACGTCGCGCTTTCGCTCGATCAAAACCGTGGCGTGGGCGCGCTCAACCTCGAATTCGAGCCGCGCCGGCCGGCACTGTCGGGCTCTCTGGCCTTCGACGGGATCGATCTCGGATCGCTGCTTTCGGTGTTTACGCCGCTGACGCTCGCCTTCGATGGCGATGCCGAAGAAGCTGAAGCCGACCTTTCCAGCGTGCTTGACATCGACCTCCGGCTGTCGGCGGAACGTGCGGTGGCCGGGACGATCAAGCTGGCCAATGTCGCCGCCACCGTGCAGGTAAAGGATGGGCTTACGGTGTTCGATGTCTCGGATGCAGCCGCTTTCGGCGGTATCGTTCAGGCAAGTGTCCGTTTCGACCGCAAGCAGGACGGCCCTTATGCCGAAATGCGGCTCCTGGCCTCCAATATAGACGGTGGCGCGCTGGTCAGTGCCGCCGGGATGACGAAGCTGGTACCGATAGGCCAGGGCACGATCTCGATGATCCTCAAGGGTCCGGGCGCCTCGTGGGAATCCATACTTGAGAACGCCAACGGCTCGATTTCAGCCCGCTTCGGACAGGGAGCGCTGGCCGGCCTCGACCTTGCCGGGCTGCTGACGCGCGTAAAAAAAGGCGGATTCTTCGCGCTCGACGAGGTGTCCAAAGGAACCGTGCCGATTAGCGGCGCGGAGTTTAAGGCCGCCGTCGTGGATGGCGTGGCACGGATCGAAAAGGCCGAGGCCCGAGCCACCGGCCACACGCTGTGGCTCAAAGGCATCGTGCCCTATGTCGGCCGCGGCCTCGCGCTCTCGGGCGGGATCACGTCGACCGTCGAAGGCGCGCAAGACGGCAATGCGGCTTTCTTCGTCGGCGGCTCTTGGAGCGCACCGTTCATCTCGCCGGTTATTCCGTCCCAGCCGGCGGAATAG